From the genome of Adhaeribacter pallidiroseus:
TAGCAGCTTTTGCAGAGCTGAGCCTAGCCACTCGGCCACGTTACCGGGTATTTGCGAGTGCAAACATACGTACATTTCTATTTCTATCAAACACTAACCACAAGAATTTATTATTAAGTTTTAGTGATCTAATTTCAAAGAGTAAATATAAACCAAAAAAGAAATGAAAAAAGCGCCTGAATACTCAGGCGCTTTTTTCATTTACTGCTAATTAATTTACTTATTCAGCAGCGTTAGTATCCGATTCTGGTGAATTATCAGTAGCCGATCTAGCATCAGCCGCTGCTTGCAGTTTCTTAGTACCAACTTCTTTTTCGTTATTTTGCATTTGCTCACGCAACGCAGAAAGAGCTTCTAAATCGCCCAAAGTAGATTTAACTTCTTCTTTTTTCTTGTTATCGGCAGGTTTCGCCGCTTGTGGCGCTGCTCCGATACCTGGGGTACCTGGCTTTTTCTTAAATTTATCCGCTTTTGCCGCCTCTTCTTTCGCGTCGGTGTACACGTTAGAATGCGACAATACAATTTTACGATCTTCCTTTGAAAACTCCATTACTTTAAAATCCAACGATTCACCAGCCTCAGCGGTAGTTCCGTCTTCTTTCACCAGGTTCTTCGGATAAGCAAATCCTTCGATTCCGTAAGGTAACTCTAATACCGCTCCACGATCGTTTTTCTCCAGGATGGTGGCCCGGTGCATAGAACCTACGTGGAAAACAGTGGCAAAAGTGTCCCAAGGATTTTCTTCTAGTTGCTTATGGCCTAATGCTAAACGCCGATTAGGAACGTCTAATTCCAGCACTACCACGTCTAAGGTTTCTCCTACCTTCACAAATTCTGAAGGATGTTTGATTTTCTTAGTCCAAGATAAATCAGAAACGTGAACTAAACCATCAACCCCCTCTTCCAACTCAATGAATAAGCCAAAATTCGTAAGATTACGAACTACGCCGGTATGACGCGTGCTAACGCCGTATTTCTGAAGAACATCTTGTTTCGTCCAAGGATCTTCGGTTAATTGCTTAATGCCTAAAGACATTTTGCGTTCGTCCCGATCCAGGGTTAAAACTACTGCTTCAATCTCATCACCTTGTTTAATAAAATCTTGCGGGTTACGCAAATGCTGTGACCAGCTCATTTCCGAAACGTGAATCAAGCCTTCTACACCCGGTAAAATTTCCAGGAATGCACCATAATCCGCCACATTCACAATTTTGCCTTTAATGCGGGAACCCACTTCAATCTCTGGTGATAAGGCATCCCATGGGTGAGGAGTTAACTGCTTCATGCCTAAAGAAATCCGCTTCTTGTCTTCGTCGAAGTCCAGCACTACTACGTTTACCTTTTGGTCTAATTCCAACACTTCTTGCGGATGGTTAATCCGTCCCCAGGAAATATCGGTAATGTGCAGTAACCCATCTACTCCACCTAAGTCGATAAATACCCCGAAGTTGGTCATGTTCTTGATAACACCTTCGAGTACCTGGCCTTTTTCCAGGTTGTTTAGGATACCCTGGCGTTGCTGCTCGAGATCTTTCTCGATGAGTACTTTATGCGATACCACTACGTTGTCGAAAGCAGCGTTGATTTTAACTACTTTCACTTCCATTTTCTTACCCACAAATACATCGAAGTCACGGATTGGCTTCACGTCGATTTGAGAACCTGGTAAGAAAGCTTCTACTCCGTATAGGTCGATAATTAAACCACCCTTGGTACGGCGTTTTACCATGCCCTCTAAAATAGTATCATTATCTAGAGCACCGTAAATATTATCCCAAGCCTTTACAATTTTCGCTTTTTTGCGAGATAAAATTAACTGTCCGTTAGGATCTTCCTGGTCTTCAATAAAAACCTCTACTTCATCACCAATTTTTATATCAGGCTGATCGCGGAATTCGGAAAGTGGAACTAAACCATCCGATTTAAATCCAATGTTCAGAATAACGTCCCGGTCGGTGATGCCTACAATGGTTCCTTTAATTACTTCTTCTTCCTGCACGGTGTTCAGGGTATCACCATACATTTTTTCTAGCTGCGCTCGCTCATCTTTGGAATAAGCGCCGCCAAACTTCTGAGACTCAAATTTGTCCCAGTCAAAATCATCAATATTTGTACTCATAAAGTATTGCTCTAAATTACTAACCAACAGTCGAGCTTTCTGCCGGTAATTTGGTTAAAGATTTTCCAGCAATTGCCAGAACCACTCATTTTGAATGGAATGGCAAAAGTAGTGATTTTTTGAAGAGAATGAAAATTAAGTTTTGGAGGATCAGCAGTAGTAATCCTGGTTTGCGTTAAGGCGATAAAAAATTAAAAAAATGCCTATTTTAATTTTTAGAACGCAGATACGTATGCCAGCTATGATCAATTGTATCAGAATGCAAAACCAAAAACGACGTTAAACTGGGTTTTTTAGGTTTTTGCTTTAACAGCATATTTGCTTCTTCCGGAGTTCGATCTCCTTTGCGAGTATTGCAGCGCATACAAGCTGTGCCTAAGTTAGTCCAATTAGACTCTCCTCCCCTTGATCGTGGTATAATATGATCTATTGTCAGGTTTTTGGTAGAATCACAGTATAAACAGCGAAACTGATCGCGGCGCATGATGTTCTGGCGACTTAAAGCAATGCCTTTGTAGGGCACATTCACGTAACGCTGCAAACGAATAATGGATGGAACCGGGAATGTTTTACTAATGGTTCGTAAAGCCCCATGGCGCTTCTCTACTAGTTCAGCTTTTTCCAAAAATAACAAAATAAAGGCTTTATGAATACTACAAAGGGAAATAGCGGAGTAATCCTGATTTAATATAAGTACTTTCTGATCCATAAACTTCTAAGAAACCTGCCTAACATACGTAATAATCATTTGTTTAGCAACACCAATCTATACAGTTAAGAACAAAAAAGTAGAACATTTTATTTCGCTAGCGGCAAAATTCTTTTGATAATGCGTAAACGATGCGTATACCGTTTTCGCTGGTGATTAAAAATGCCGTAATGGTCAAGCATATCTACACGTACTTCGCCGTGGGCATGAATAATTTGTTGATTTTCCAGCATTATACCAACGTGAATAATCCTTCCTTCGGCATTATCGAAAAAAGCCAGATCACCGGGTTGCGTTAAATTTGCGAAATGAACTTCAGTACCTAAAGATACTTGTTGCCAGGCATCGCGGGGAAAGGCAAAACCACATATACCAAAAACCTGCTGTACAAACCCAGAGCAATCAATACCAAATATAGATTTCCCTCCCCATAAGTAAGGCGTTTTTAAATAACTGTTCGCTATTTTAGTGAAGAAATTGATTTTAAATGGCAAAGCACTATTGGTAGCCCGGCCGCTATAAACATATTTCTGATCATTAATACGGATGTTAATGCCATCGAAAAAAGGCAAAACACTACCAATCATAATAGGTATGCGGGTAACGGCACTACTTACTGTTTGCACTAGATCAACGGCGCGCGGATGCGGGTTGGCTTTCCATTCGATAAAATAGTCGGGTGTTACCGGACAGTGTTGTTTAAAGTCTATCCAACCCTGATAGTCATCAGCGGCAATTTGGATTTGGTGCCAGTTCCCCTGAGAACCCTGGATTTGGTAACACTCACCGTACAAAAGTTGGGTTACTATTTCACTTTTATCGGAAGGTTCCGCTCTTACCGGCACTAAGCTTAAACTACATATTCCGTAATCCACTCTTTTTTAAATTTTTAGATGTTCGATGATTGGAATTAATTTTTTTAAAATAATAGATGATTAACCAATACTTGTTATCCTATTCACATAATTTCCATGTATTCGTCGAACATCTAATATCCTGCTTCGAACATCTAATTTAAAACCGTTCACGCTGCATTTCTCTTTTTACATCGCGTTCTTTAATATCTTCGCGTTTATCGTACAATTTTTTACCGCGGGCTAAGGCAATTTCCACTTTGGCAAATCCCCGCTCGCTAATGAAAAAGCGGATGGGAATGATAGTTAACCCTTGCTCCTCCGATTTTTTACTTAGCTGATTCAATTCTTTTTTGTTAAGCAACAATTTTCGCGGACGCGTGGGCTCGTGGTTGTTGTAGGTACCTTCGGTGTATTTGGCAATGGTAACTTGCAGCAGCCATAAGCCATCGTTCTGAAAAACGCAAAATCCGTCTTGTAAATTAACGTTCCCTTCCCGAATCGATTTAATTTCGGTTCCTTGCAGCATAATGCCCGCCGTATACTTGCTTAAAAACTCGTATTCGTACGAAGCTCTGCGGTTTACAATATTTACAGATTTTTAATTCGGTCTTTATCTTTTGCCATCTCTCCGGGAGTGAACCTCAAAATTTTACTTATTATTTATGAAATCAAAATTTTACCTATCTTTTCTCTTATAACAGTTTATTTACTCTGATCGCGGTAGTAAGACTAGTTAAAAGAAACCTAACTTATTTAAAAATGTTTCCATCACTCCTATTAATACAGGATATTTCCGGTAATTTCATGTTTAACAGGTGATATTCTTAAAAACCACTAACCGACTTACCTTTGAAGATAAATCGGTTAGTGGTTTATTTTAGCTAGAACATATTGTATAAGTATTCAATTAAGTAGTTGTTCGTTTTTAGTTGTTCGTTGTTCGATCATTAAGAAGTTGATTATTAAATGCTTAAATTTAGGTTTTTATCAACTTAATTTTGTCCAAGTACTTAGTAAAGTTTATATAAGGCTTTTCATGATTTTTTGCTTCAATTTAAATAGGAATTTGATGCGCTAATTTAAGTCTGTTGGTGTATCTGTTTAAAGCATCTTCCAGAGATGGCAAAATTTGGCAACGTTCATAACTTAACACACCAAAAACAGGGCGATTGGCTTAATTTTTTAAAAATTTCGTGGGCGTAACCACTTTGAATTTGCAATGGGTCCAACCCTACGCGTTTTGCTGCCTCGCGCGCTACATCAGCATAGGAATATTGCCCCTTGTTATACTAAGTGCCAAATACCTTTTTCCTCATCTATTATTAAATCTAAGCAAGCATGTACCAGATCAGGAACGTAAGTAGGAGCAATAATTAAATCTTCTGCCAGAACTATCTCTTTTTCAGCTTCATCAACCTGCACGTAGCCTGCCCCATTAATTATGGCCCAGGAATTATAATAATGAATAGCGCGCTCAATAGAGAACGGATCAATAATATTCATTTGTTTTCGGCCTATAAGCCGGTACGGAGTATGACGATCACCATAAATTCGGGCAAATGCACGACCTAAAGAACCAGTAGCTTCGGTTATGAGAACAGGCTGGATTACATTTTGGAGCTGATGAAGTTGTTTTTCGGTTATCCCTAACTTTTCCGCAATGGATTCTGTTTCCTAAACAGGGTCCCAGTTGCTCCACCAGATTGCTTTAGAACCCCGACTTAACCAATTAGCTTCCTTTTGAATAGTTACTCCAAAGTCTTCGGAAGCGGTGTTCAGGGGGTAAAAGAAACGGTTCGGCCGTTGCCACTAATCGGGTAAGTTAAATAAGGGATTCGGATATTTTTACTTTTAGACAGGCAGGATAATAGTTTAACTTAAGCTGTGAGTCGGGGCTGAGGTCCGCGTACATAAAAACTCCTGGTTCATAAACACCCTCCACGCGGATAACTAAATTTACCCAATCGTAGGTACCGAGCAACGACCAGGTTGTTACTCCTACCACGTTAACCCCGGATTTTTGAACCTCCAAGCAAGAATCCCAAACATGTTTGAACCATTGCAGCGATTCTTCGCAATTAGATTTTCAAACCTATATTTATAAGAAGGTAGGTTGCCATATACAGGTTTCAAAATACGAACGTTTATGGGAGTAGTTGGCGGAAACAGAGCTTATTCAGTATCCCGGAGCATAAAATTCGTATATATAATAGAGGAAATGCCTAAGCTTGGAAAACAAGTAAGTATATTCGCAAAAGTTTTATTATAATTGCTCGCAAGCAGTTTTCTTTAGATTTTGTTTGGAGGGAAATAGCGTTAATTTTAAAAAGTAGAGCTAAAACTATGTAGAAATTAAGGTTTTTACCGGGTTAAGTATTAATAAGAAGTAGTAGAAGTAAGTATTCCTGAGCGCAAAAGGCCCAAAACTTTAATTGTAAGAACCATTTTTTAAAAGATAAGCTTTAAATAAAAGAAAACTTATTTATTAAATTTTTATACCATTCTAAATTGTTGAATTATATTCCGTTTTCCTGGTTTAGTTTAATTCCCTTAGTGTTTGCCAGTATTACTGGCAACGTACATGAACCTAAAATTTTAAAAAAAACATCCTCCGGAATTACTTCCCCGGTATCCACCCCATCAACTGTAAAGAAACCGGAGCAAGATAGCATTAAAAATACTACCGATAGTTTAGATATTGAATCCAAAACATCTACTAAAACCCGTTCATCCAATTCTAAAAAATTAAATTCAGCGGTAGTGGGTCCGGACACCTTGCCAGGTTCCATCTTACCTGGAAAACGCATCATTGCTTTTTATGGTAGTCCTTTATCGAAACGGATGGGGATTTTAGGTGAGCTGCCGCCGGACGAAATGCTGGCTAAATTAGATATTGAAGTAAGTAAGTGGGAAAAAGCAGATCCCAAAACACCTGTTCAACCAGCATTGCATTTGATTGCGGTTACGGCACAAAATGAACCCGGTGTAAGTGGAAAATACCGATTGCATTTGGCAAACTCCGTTATTGATTCTGTTTTGCTAATTGCTCAGGCCCGCCAGGCATTAGTTTTCTTAGATATTCAACTCGGAACCAGCACATTACAAGAAGAACTACCCTTACTAGAAGGTTATTTAAAAATGCCCAATGTACATGTGGGTATTGATGCCGAATTTGCCTTGAAACCCGGAAAAGTACCGGGACGAAACATTGGTTCTTTTGATGCCAAAGACATTAATTATGCTACTGAGTACCTGGCTCAAGTGGCGGAGGAAAACCAGCTGCCGCCTAAACTATTAATAGTGCACCGGTTTACACAGCCGATGATTACGAATTTTAAAAAAATCAAGTTAAATCCATATTGCCAAATTGTAATGCACATGGATGGCTGGGGAAGCCCTACCATTAAGCGCAGTAGTTATCAGAAATACATCAAGGGAGAACCAGTGCAATATGCCGGTATTAAAATTTTTTATAAGAATGATATTAAACGCAAAGGCTGGCGCTTATTGCGACCGAAAGAAATCCTGGCATTAACTCCTAAACCGTATTACATTCAATACCAATAATTAAGGGTTAAAAATATTTTGGCTTGCTCCTACAAAATAAATCAGTATAAACTAAATAATTTAAAATAAAGCGTGGTAATAAAAAAAGCATCCGAATTGAATCGGATGCTTTTTTAAATTTTAGAATAAGTTAGAGCTTAAAACATAAGCCGTATAAATGTAAACCTTATAATAAAGCTTCATACAACACTTCTAAAGTATGCAAGGCCCGGCGACCGGTACCATCTTTGATTTGGTGGCGGCAACTGGTGCCGGGTGCGGCAATAATTACCGATTCGGGTTGTTTCCGAACAGTTGGAAACAAAACCAATTCCCCAATTTGCATGGATACCTCGTAATGTTCGGTTTCGTACCCGAAAGACCCAGCCATGCCGCAGCAACCGGATGGAATTACTTCTACGGTGTAGTTTTCCGGTAACGACAACATTTTTTGGGTGTATGCTACCGAAGAAAGCGCTTTCTGATGACAATGCCCGTGCAGCTTAATTAAGCGTTTTTCCTGTGTAAACTGATCTGGAGTAATGTTGCCTTTACCCATTTCTGCAAAAATAAACTCATCAATCAAATAACTATTCTTGGCAAGATTTTGCGCTTCCTGGTATTGGTCTTCCTCAACTAAATCTAAATATTCGTCTCGAAAAGTTAAGATGGCTGACGGCTCAATACCAATTAAAGGTACGTTGGCCGAAACTACTTTACTTAACTTTGCTACATTTTTAACGGCTAGTTTCTTAGCGTCCCGCACCAAACCTTTTGATAAATAGGTGCGCCCACTTTCTTCGTGTTCGGGCATTTGTACTTCATAACCCAACCGTTCTAATAGCTGCACGGCTTTTATACCAATTTCGGCATCATTAAAATTGGTAAACTCATCACAAAACAAATTTACTTTGCCTTTACTTCCGGTTAAAAATTTTGGCGGGGTTTGTTTTTGGTGTTTTTTAAACCACTGCCGAAGCGTGGTATGATGCAATAAAGGCAAAGGTCTATTTTCCGCAAAACCCACCACTCTCTTCGCTAGCCTGGAAGTAAATTTATTGGTAAATACAAAATTATAGATGCCCGGAGCGACCGAAGCCACATTATTTAAGTTCGTAAAATTACCTACTAATCGGGTACGCAGCGGGATGCCGTTGGCATCATAATAATGCTGCAAGAACTCGGCTTTCAGCTTAGCGACATCCACATTGGACGGACACTCAGATTTACAACCTTTACAGGATATACAAAGCTCCATAGCCTCTTTAATCTCGTGATGATCGAAACGGTTAGCTTTGGTAGAACGGGTTAAAAATTCGCGGAGCACGTTGGCTCGTCCGCGAGTGGTATCTTTTTCGTTGCGGGTAACCATGTAGCTGGGGCACATGGTACCGCCGGTTAACTGTGTTTTGCGGCAATCGCCGGAGCCGTTGCACAACTCCGCCGCCCGTAAGATGCCTTGCGCGTCTTTAAATTTAAAAACGGTATCAAAGTCCGGGGTAGTCTGACCCGGTTCATAACGCAGAAAGGTGTCCATGGCCGGGGTATTTACAATTTTACCCGGATTAAAAATATTATCCGGGTCCCAGGTACGCTTCACCTCTTCCAGAAGCTGGTAATTTTTAGCGCCTACCATCCATTTAATAAACTCACCCCGCAAGCGGCCATCGCCGTGTTCCCCACTTAAGGAACCCCGGTATTTTTTCACGAGTTGGGCAATTTCTTCCGCAATTATCCGAAATAACTTATTACCAGCGGCCGTTTTTAAATTTATAATGGGCCGTAAGTGCAACTCTCCTGAACCCGCGTGCGCGTAATGCACACAGTATAAATCGTGTTTTTTTAAAATTTGGTTAAACTCCGCGATAAAGTCGGGTAAATCATTCACGTCTACGGCGGTATCTTCAATTACCGCTACCGGTTTAGCATCCCCCGGAATGTTGGAAAGTAAACCTAAACCGGCTTTCCGTAAAGTCCATACTTTTTTAGTATCCGGACCGGTTACCAAAGGATAATGATAACCTAAGTTTTGCAGTTTTAGATCGGCGGTTAAAGCAGCCGCTACGGCTTCAATCTCGGCTTGGGTGTTTTTTGCAATTTCTACTACCAAAATAGCTCCCGGATCGCCTTGTACAAAAAAACGGTTCTGGCTTTGTTCCAGGTTGGCTTTGGTACATTCCAAAACATAATGATCCATGAGCTCACTGGCGCTTGGTTGATATTTTAAAGCCACCAGGTTCGCGCGCAGCGATTCATCAATGGTATGGCAATGAATACACAACAAACCAATCTCTTTAGGCGGTAGCGGAACGATGTTAAACTTTAGCTCGGTTAAAAAGGCCAGCGTTCCTTCGGAGCCAGCAATTAGCTTGCAAAAATTAAAAGCATCGGTACCGGGCGTAAAAGGCTCGGTGTCCAGTAAAAGATCCACGGCGTACCCGGTATTGCGGCGTTCCACGGTTGGTTTCGGAAATTCGCGCCGGATTTCTTCTTGGGTAGTTGGGTGGCTCAGCATAGCTTTGGTGGCCTGGTAAATGCGCGTTTCTAAAGCACTAGCTGCATTTTCGCCCAAACATTTTGCTTCAAACGCTGCCGGACTTAAACTGGTAAATTCGGTTTCGGAACCGTCGCTCAGAATGGCTTTCACCGATAAAAGATGCTCGCGGGTACTGCGGTATACTACAGAATTAGAACCACAGGAATTATTACCTACCATCCCCCCCATCATGGCGCGGTTAGCAGTGGAGGTTTCCGGGCCAAAGTATAAACCATAAGGCTTCAGAGCTAAATTTAACTCATCCCGAATAACGCCGGGTTGCACTTTAACCCAACGCTCTTCGGGGTTTATTTCTAAAATTTGATTAAAGGTGCGCGACACATCTACCACAATGCCATTACCCACCACTTGGCCGGCCAAAGAAGTTCCGGCGGTTCGGGGAATAAGCGAAGTACCCTCCTGCCGGGCAAATTGAATTAACGTTTTTATATCTTCCTTATCGGCCGGAAAAGCCACGGCTAATGGCATTTCGCGGTACGCCGAAGCATCGGTAGCGTACAACGTGCGCATGGTAGAATCATAATGGAGTTCGCCGGTTAATTGTTGGGCAAGTCGATTTAATTTGTCTGTATTCATTTTTAACTTAGAGGCATTACTTATCAGCTACATAAAAGCTAGTAATTATTGTAGGAATGCCTGATTTAGAACGCTAATATATTGGCAAATAACAGAAGTAAGAAGGTATGCAGATTAATTTTCCAGAAGAATTTAAAACTATAGCTGGCCATACATTTCAAATTTTCGAATTATTTTTTGAATTTAAAACTACTATCCTCCTGGAATCTGAATGAAGGCTATGTTTTATCTAAAGCAAATTAAATCTGCTTTCCATTAAGTAAATTCAATAAAAATTAAAAAAATGCATCTTTCCCTTTCTAGTTCTACCATCCGTTACTGGCAATCCGGCGATGAGTTAGCCTTAGCAAAACACGCCAATAATTATAATGTTTGGATTAACTTACGTAATTCCTTTCCTTATCCTTATACCTTGCAAGATGCTCAAACCTGGGTTATGATAGCGAATGCCACGCAGCCCGTTACCAACTTTGCCTTAGAAGTAAACGGTGAGGCGGTTGGCGGAATAGGACTTATTATACAACCGGATGTTTATTGCAAAAGTGCCGAGGTAGGCTACTGGCTCAGCGAAAAATACTGGAACCGGGGTATTATTACCGAAGCCCTGCAAGCTATTACCCAATATGGCTTTAATACTTTAGAACTTGAACGGATTTACGCCGGCGTATTTGAATGGAACTTAAAATCAGCAAGGGTACTGGAAAAAGCTGGTTATAAATTGGAAGGCCGGCTAACTAAAAGTGTGCTGAAAGATGGGAAGTTAATTGATTCTCTTTTGTACGCGCAAGTAAAGCCCACAGGTATACCATAAAAAAAGCCGCTCCAGGAGCGGCTTTTTTAAAATTTAATTTTAAAACTAATTAGCGTAAGTCAATAACCTTAACGCCTTTAAATTTTGTTTTATCAAACGCAAAATAGTTGTTATCTACATTGGGGTTCGGCGTAAAATCGGTGATGCTGTACGTGTAGCGGTTACCATTATTGCGGAACATTACCCAGCTTTTTAACGACTTATCTTTTTTGCTAATATTTAATCGTACTTTAAAAACCGGATCGTTGCGATCTTCCGGCGATAATTCAATTACATCGCATAATTCACCATCAACTTTGGCTTCTTCTACATAAGCAGATTTATAACCTTTTTTGTACATAGTAAATATTTTGTTGGGTGTCATTCCCTCATCTTCCGGATCATTTTCCGAAATATTTACTTCGTTTTCCGATTTAATGTACGTCCAGATGGTATTGCCATTGTTAATAATTTCCTGATCTTCGGTTTTTAAGCGAAATTTGTTGCCCATTACCGTTATCTCCCCTTCTACATTTTCTTTGGTTTTACTGCTAGTATTCTCCAAGGTTTGATTAAAGTCAGCCCGGAAGACTTTCATGGATTGGTACTTTTTACTCATCGCATCCAGGATCTGACGAGCTTTCGGGTCTTGCGCCTGCGCCAATTGAACAACAGATACAGCTATAATAAACACGAATAAGGTTATTCTTTTCATAATACTATTTAGAGGGTTACCTTTAAGTCTATTTTACTTTTCCATTGTATTCAATAATTGTTCCAAACTGTACTCATCCGGTATAAGCACATCGCGGGCTTTGCTACCCTCAAATGGCCCTACTACGCCAGCTGCTTCCAATTGATCAATTAACCGTCCGGCCCGGTTATAACCTAATTTTAAACGGCGTTGCAGCAAAGAGGTACTCCCTTGCTGATGCGTTACAATAATGCGGGCGGCTTCTTCAAATAAGGAATCGCGGGTACTGGGGTCAAAGTCGGCTTTATCGTTGCCGCTATCGTCGCCAATAAATTCCGGTAATAAATAAGCATCATTATAACCCTGCTGGTCCCCGATAAAATCACATATCCGGTCTACTTCCGGCGTATCCACAAAAGCACATTGCAAGCGAATTAAATCCGATCCTACCGAAAACAACATATCACCCTGACCAACCAACTGCTCCGCTCCACCGGTGTCTAGAATAGTGCGGGAATCTATTTTGGAAGTAACTTTAAAGGAAATCCGGCACGGGAAGTTCGCCTTAATAATACCCGTAATAACGTTAACCGAAGGCCGCTGGGTAGCTACCACCAGATGAATACCAATGGCCCGGGCTAACTGGGCTAAACGGGCAATGGGCGTTTCTACTTCTTTACCGGCCGTCATCATTAAGTCGGCTAACTCATCAATCACCAGCACGATAAAGGGCATAAACCGGTGGCCTTTTTTCGGATTCAACCGCCGTTCCACAAACTTTTGATTATACTCTTTTAAGTTCCGGCAACCGGCATCTTTCAGCAAATCGTAGCGCATGTCCATTTCCATGCACAACGAGTTGAGCGTATTAATTACTTTTTTGGTATCGGTGATTATCGGCTCATCGCTGTCCGGAAGTTTAGCCAAAAAATGCCGCTCAATCTTATTAAACAACGATAGCTCCACTTTTTTCGGATCAACGAGCACAAATTTAAGTTGACTGGGGTGCTTTTTGTAAATTAATGACGTTAGGATCGCGTTTAAACCCACCGATTTTCCTTGTCCGGTAGCACCCGCCATCAGCAAGTGCGGCATTTTGGCTAAGTCGGTAATAAAAACTTCGTTGGTGATGGTTTTACCAAAAGCAATGGGCAAATCCATCTCACTTTTTAAAAATTTTTCCGTGGAGAGAATGGACTTAATGGAAACCATTTCTTTTTTCTTGTTCGGTACTTCAATCCCAATGGTTCCTTTGCCCGGAATAGGCGCAATAATCCGAATCCCTAAAGCAGCTAAGCTAAGGGCAATATCATCTTCCAGATTTTTAATTTTGGAAATCCGTACGCCAGCGTCCGGCACAATTTCGTAGAGGGTAACGGTTGGGCCAATGGTAGCTTTTATGCTGGCAATCCCAATCGCATAGTTGGCTAAAGTTTCTACAATTTTGTCTTTGTTGGCTTCCAGCTCTTCTTTGGTTACCTGAATTTTGCCGTGGTTATAATCGTTTAGTAACTCAATATTCGGGTACTGGTAACGCGCCAGGTCCAGGGTTGGATCATAATTTTCCATGTTTTGCCCGACGGGCTCCACGGGAATGTCCGTTATTTTAAAATCGGGAGTAGGGGTTAAAAAAGGAGCAGGCGGCGTTTTTACGGGTTCCTCCTCCGAAAATAAATCTTCGTCATCTAAAAACGCCGGCTCATCATCGTAAGCTGGATCAATATCTAACTGAATTCCTCCGGTTAGCGGTTTGGTAGCTAAATTACTTACAGGTGCCGTTACTGCACTAGTAGCTACCGTAAGTACCGGAGCGCTAGAAACGGTTAGCTCCAGATGACTTTTATCCGAAACCAACCGGTTGTTTACCACCAGCTCCATCTCGGGTTCTTCTTCTTCGAGCAAATCCTCCGCTAGCTCTTCTGATTCAATACCAGCCGTTGGATTGGCATAGTGGTTTAATCCGGAAGATTGTTGCTCATAGGTATCGG
Proteins encoded in this window:
- a CDS encoding LolA family protein translates to MKRITLFVFIIAVSVVQLAQAQDPKARQILDAMSKKYQSMKVFRADFNQTLENTSSKTKENVEGEITVMGNKFRLKTEDQEIINNGNTIWTYIKSENEVNISENDPEDEGMTPNKIFTMYKKGYKSAYVEEAKVDGELCDVIELSPEDRNDPVFKVRLNISKKDKSLKSWVMFRNNGNRYTYSITDFTPNPNVDNNYFAFDKTKFKGVKVIDLR
- a CDS encoding FAD-binding and (Fe-S)-binding domain-containing protein — its product is MNTDKLNRLAQQLTGELHYDSTMRTLYATDASAYREMPLAVAFPADKEDIKTLIQFARQEGTSLIPRTAGTSLAGQVVGNGIVVDVSRTFNQILEINPEERWVKVQPGVIRDELNLALKPYGLYFGPETSTANRAMMGGMVGNNSCGSNSVVYRSTREHLLSVKAILSDGSETEFTSLSPAAFEAKCLGENAASALETRIYQATKAMLSHPTTQEEIRREFPKPTVERRNTGYAVDLLLDTEPFTPGTDAFNFCKLIAGSEGTLAFLTELKFNIVPLPPKEIGLLCIHCHTIDESLRANLVALKYQPSASELMDHYVLECTKANLEQSQNRFFVQGDPGAILVVEIAKNTQAEIEAVAAALTADLKLQNLGYHYPLVTGPDTKKVWTLRKAGLGLLSNIPGDAKPVAVIEDTAVDVNDLPDFIAEFNQILKKHDLYCVHYAHAGSGELHLRPIINLKTAAGNKLFRIIAEEIAQLVKKYRGSLSGEHGDGRLRGEFIKWMVGAKNYQLLEEVKRTWDPDNIFNPGKIVNTPAMDTFLRYEPGQTTPDFDTVFKFKDAQGILRAAELCNGSGDCRKTQLTGGTMCPSYMVTRNEKDTTRGRANVLREFLTRSTKANRFDHHEIKEAMELCISCKGCKSECPSNVDVAKLKAEFLQHYYDANGIPLRTRLVGNFTNLNNVASVAPGIYNFVFTNKFTSRLAKRVVGFAENRPLPLLHHTTLRQWFKKHQKQTPPKFLTGSKGKVNLFCDEFTNFNDAEIGIKAVQLLERLGYEVQMPEHEESGRTYLSKGLVRDAKKLAVKNVAKLSKVVSANVPLIGIEPSAILTFRDEYLDLVEEDQYQEAQNLAKNSYLIDEFIFAEMGKGNITPDQFTQEKRLIKLHGHCHQKALSSVAYTQKMLSLPENYTVEVIPSGCCGMAGSFGYETEHYEVSMQIGELVLFPTVRKQPESVIIAAPGTSCRHQIKDGTGRRALHTLEVLYEALL
- a CDS encoding GNAT family N-acetyltransferase — encoded protein: MHLSLSSSTIRYWQSGDELALAKHANNYNVWINLRNSFPYPYTLQDAQTWVMIANATQPVTNFALEVNGEAVGGIGLIIQPDVYCKSAEVGYWLSEKYWNRGIITEALQAITQYGFNTLELERIYAGVFEWNLKSARVLEKAGYKLEGRLTKSVLKDGKLIDSLLYAQVKPTGIP